The Aminithiophilus ramosus genome contains a region encoding:
- the rpsB gene encoding 30S ribosomal protein S2 → MGIVTMKQLLECGVHFGHQTRRWNPKMKPYIFTERNGVYIVDLQKTVKGLEKAYDFLREVSKGGGTVLFVGTKRQAQETIREEALRSGMHYINQRWLGGLLTNFPTIRKRVTRMVELQKMEEEGSYEKMPKKEVVQLRKIREKLEKYLLGIREMKEAPDALFVIDPRREEIAIREARKLGIPVIAIVDTNCDPEIIDFPIPGNDDAIRAIKLMTKLMADAVVEGRQGVDGYVDPEADEGGASEPVDIEIREKLHETYGEVGEKLVKEGIEEHKGWKEA, encoded by the coding sequence ATGGGTATCGTAACGATGAAGCAGCTCCTGGAGTGCGGCGTCCATTTCGGACACCAGACACGACGTTGGAATCCCAAGATGAAGCCCTACATCTTCACGGAGAGAAACGGCGTCTACATCGTCGACCTCCAGAAGACGGTCAAGGGCCTCGAGAAAGCCTATGATTTCCTGCGCGAAGTCTCCAAGGGAGGCGGCACGGTCCTTTTCGTCGGAACGAAGCGCCAGGCCCAGGAGACGATCCGTGAAGAGGCCCTGCGCTCGGGCATGCACTACATCAACCAGCGCTGGCTCGGCGGTCTTTTGACCAACTTCCCCACGATCCGCAAGCGCGTCACGCGCATGGTGGAGCTCCAGAAGATGGAAGAAGAGGGCTCCTACGAGAAGATGCCCAAGAAGGAAGTCGTCCAGCTCCGCAAGATCAGGGAGAAGCTCGAGAAGTACCTCCTGGGAATCCGCGAGATGAAGGAGGCGCCTGACGCCCTCTTCGTCATCGATCCCCGCCGCGAGGAGATCGCCATCCGCGAGGCCCGCAAGCTTGGCATCCCCGTCATCGCCATCGTCGACACCAACTGCGATCCCGAGATCATCGATTTTCCCATCCCCGGCAACGATGACGCCATCAGGGCCATCAAGCTGATGACGAAGCTCATGGCCGATGCCGTCGTCGAGGGACGCCAGGGCGTCGACGGCTATGTCGATCCCGAGGCCGACGAGGGTGGCGCCTCTGAGCCCGTCGACATCGAAATTCGCGAGAAACTGCACGAGACCTACGGCGAAGTAGGGGAAAAGCTCGTCAAGGAAGGCATCGAAGAGCATAAAGGCTGGAAGGAGGCCTAG
- a CDS encoding metal-sensitive transcriptional regulator, with amino-acid sequence MAKQSLIREIENLSPERKAMLNRLKRVEGQLRGIQRMIVEDQPCHSILVQLSAARKAMQQACIEILKNYVRKCLAEQGETDLSEMESLIGTLIDIAPLPAECDDKHEEA; translated from the coding sequence GTGGCCAAACAGTCCCTGATCCGGGAAATCGAGAACCTCTCGCCGGAGAGGAAGGCCATGCTCAACCGCCTCAAGCGCGTCGAGGGACAGCTTCGGGGCATTCAGCGCATGATCGTCGAGGATCAGCCCTGCCACTCCATTCTCGTCCAGCTTTCGGCTGCCAGAAAAGCGATGCAGCAGGCCTGCATCGAGATCCTCAAGAACTACGTCCGCAAATGCCTGGCCGAGCAGGGAGAGACAGATCTGAGCGAGATGGAGAGCCTCATCGGCACTCTCATCGACATCGCCCCCCTGCCGGCGGAATGCGACGACAAGCACGAAGAGGCTTAA